The Oncorhynchus gorbuscha isolate QuinsamMale2020 ecotype Even-year linkage group LG04, OgorEven_v1.0, whole genome shotgun sequence genome includes the window TTATTTCACCAACCTTATGATCTGCTTCAGACCGCTTGCCTTTTACCTAGGCAGCGTTAGCTACAATGCTTGAGCTGGTCCAGTGGTTGATTCCGAGTGGTAGAACCTCTGCATTATTGTGACACCGTTGTCTTAATTTTTCCATCTTCAACATGGGTCTGGTCAGACAAATGCAGGTTAAGACGGCATTGTTCCACATCTGGAATCAGCGCCATTGCTAACCAGCATAGCTGGTCCCACTGTTGCAAAGAGTTATGGGATATTAGTATGCCGTTGTTTTAACCTTTCATCTGCTGCCGTTTTCTCCCCATTCTGGGACTGAGGTTTCATGATATAGCTCCtctaatttaataggatctctgttTGCGCTAGTGTATGCCTTTCTGTACAGCCTTGCTAATCTAGCCatatttttgtttctttgttgGCCAATTTGTGTAGATAGTTTAAATAAAGGTAGCTAGCTATCCAACTACTGCAAGCAAAGGCGTGATGGCCCCCACAACATAACAACTGCAAACAACTATCACCAGTCAGTCCTTGCTAGAGTTGAATAGCAGGAATGCTTCGTCTCTTTTCAAGGACTGTTGAACTTGAAAGATTTTCCCATTGTGTGGCCTGGCCTGGTTGGCACTGCCGAGGGTCTACACAAGATTATTGCCCAGTGAACATGAATAGTTTCATGAGTCCAAAGTGGATTTTGATACTGTACTAGCCTGTAGGACTGTTGTTGAATGTCAGACTAGTAATTTATTTTGTCATTTTCTTTTACAGATTACAGTTCCTACAACCAGGCCAGTGCCCAGCAGGGGTAAGTCTTTCTACATGCAGGTTGTGTGCTACTAAGAAGTGTTCTAATGAATCCAGAGGAATGGGTGTTTGTGTTATTTGATACAATTAATTATGATCTACAGAAACGAGATGAATGATTGATCTTGTGTCCCTGCAGGTATGGCTCCTATGCTGCTCAGCCCTCACAGGGCTATGGACAATCTGCCCAGGTGAGTTTTATATTTAGACAAGGCCATTTATGAATTACACATACCTGCAGAGACCCACAATACTGCATTGATCTCATTCCATGTTTGCATACAGTTTGAACTGAAGCACAGGACAGCTTGCCATCTTTCCCAAGGTACTTGTCATTATCTATTGGTCTATAAAATAATATTTTGTATTTCAGCAGGGTTATAGCCAGCAAGGATATGGGTCCTATGCCCAGCCTGCTGCAGCTGAGACCGGATACTCTCAGGCAGCACCCTCTGCTGGCGGCTATGCGCAGCAGTATGGTTCCTCCTATGGGCAACCAGCACCAGGTCAGTTTCAAACTGATCAAATGATAGGCCAAAATAACTTTTGGCCTAAGGGAATAATAATTGTCCATCATGCCTCTAACCATTGACCACATGTTATGTCAAtcctgtatttatattactgcaAATGTGCTTTGAGTACCTTAAAGGACCATTTTCAACCCAAGTCACCATTTTTGAACTGTGAACCTTTTCTCCTCTTGCTTTCATGTTACAGCTGGGAATAAAACAGGTTCGACACAGATTACTTTTCATCTCTATCCATTTCATGCCACTTAGGCTAAGTTTATACAAAGTGTTCAATGGCTGGCTGGATAGATCCATGTAATATATTTCGCATCATGTGTAGTAGACTATCGTATTGTGAGTAGACTAGTTGAATCCTGGAGAAGAGAGATTTCTTTGACACTATTTATTCCTCCTGCATCATGACTTCATCTACCGAtatctaacactaattctaacactTTTAATAACACAATGGTATTCTTATGTGCCATTTAATATTCTTCATCAGTGCTGCTCTGTCGGGTTGTAGAAGTCCAGAGTGGTTATAGTGTGATCTAAAATCCTAACTGGGTTGTACCTGGAATGATCTATCTACACCTTCTTCAATTAAACCATTTCCTGTTTGACCACAGCTGGGTACCCTGCTGCCCAGCCCAGTGCCCATGGCTACTCCCAGCCTGCCGCGGGCTACGGAGCCAGTGGATATGAGagtgctcctgctgctgctcctaCTGCCTCTCAGCCCTCCTATGGCTCCCAGCCAGGCTATGCAGCCCAGTCTGCCTACGCTGGCTACAGCCAGCAGGCTGCTTCCACTGCACCTCCAAGGTAGGCTAACTAGTCTCACATTAGGACAAGGGTGTAATGGTGGTAGTGATGCAGTAAATGTTACACTATTTTGTTGATGTTTCTTGATTTTAGCTTGTACGCAGTGGAAGACAAGTTGCAGCTGTCAACCCATAAGAAACATATAGTTGTGGAGCACTCTTTATGACCTATTCAGTCCCTGCCCGTCCCTAACCACTTCAGTTATAatgccagcagccagccagctggCTACAGCCAGAGCAGCTACTCCCAACCAGGGGGATATGCCGCGCAGCAGAGTGGGTACCAGGCCCAGCAGGGAAGCTATGGGCAGCAGCAGAGTGGGtaccagcagcagcagccccCACCTCAGCAGCAACAGGCCCCTGCCGCGGCCTACCCTCCTCAGGCCTCAGGTTCCTACGGGCAGCCTGCAGGCAGCCAGTATGGACAACAAAGTGGGCCTCAAAGTGGTTACAACCAGTCAAGCCATTACAGTAAGACTAATGGTCTCTCCTGttattttaacacacacacaagcattgcAATAGGCCTACCTGCTAGTTATTGTCTTAGTCATGTTGATGTTCATTCATTTTCACACAAGGGCATTTCCGCTAATCCTCATGTTATTCTGTAGATAACTATGGACAGGAGGGTAGAGGCAGCTCTGGCTACTCTGGCTCTGACCCTGCTAGGTTCCCAGGGGCAGGGGACAGCCGTGGGCCACCCAGGGATGGCTATGACAGGGGCGGCATGATGCACGGTGGCAGGGGACGTGGGGGCATGGGCCGTGGAGGCATGGGGTAAGTCACTCTCCTTATTGCTCAACACAACTTCCATCCATTCTTGCAGGTGCTGCGGCCAGGCTGAGCAGGGCTGAGTTTGAAGTTCCCCTTAAACATTAATTGGGTCAAGTTATAACCCTACAAAGGTAAAATAGTCATCTCTTTTATTTAGTGGGGAAAGTCACTGTTTACTTTGTGTAGGATCAAATATCTAATGCCTACAAAAAGTATCATGAAGGGACCCTCCATTTGTGGGTACAAACTCTTAGCCCTGCCATACTGTGGCCAAAGGTAAGAAGGAATATGATTTCATGAAACAAAGAGCTGGGACTGACATTTGTGAACAGAAAGCTGGAGTTGTAAACTATTCAATCAGACATCCCTTTTTGCTGTGCCACAGCTTTACAGGTGTATATAATCTATAGCATTGATTATTGTCCATCTATTTACAAGGCTTCAGGGTTACTGCTGCAGGTTTCAATGATTTGGTGGGCACACCGCACCTTTTTAAATGATTGCtgtgaggttaaatacattttaatatggTATAAAAATGTACCTATTTAATCTAACTCTGATTTTCTTTTTAAAAAGCTGACCCAGAAGGTATTTGGGAGTGTGCACTATGGAAGTTTAGTTGCTAACTAATTTACCTCAAATTTTGGCTTGTGTTGTCATATCAATTACTTGCATCTTGAAACCACAAAATCCTTAGTTTTAAGCTAACAAACCTTTGCAATACAAGACAAGCTTTTTCTCATTGGTGTTTGGGGGTGTGCCCTTTTTCTGTCCAATTAGCTAATTTTGGACAATATTTCAGGGGCCCTTTTTGGCTCATGACCCCCAGGGGCAGATCTTCTAAAATAACTTTAGTTTGTTTTAATAAGCAAGACACATTGATTTCCTATACCAATGAGTTTAATTCCATACTAAGTTGAGGTTAATGCACATTTGGGATTTGGAGTTTTTCCCTGGAAAACCGATAAAGTACATTTCTACGGGATACATCCATGCAGAACTAAGGTTATCCCCCTTGTAGGTTATTGGTACTAAACTGGCAACCTGGAGCCTTACATGTATTGTTCAAGCTTTCTGGGCATTATGATGGCACCTATGTTTTCATTATAGAGTTTGAGGTGAGGTTGATCCCATTGAGTATCAGACATTTAAAGGTAATATCCCTGGAACaagaaaaaaaataaagaattGGCGCATGTTCACTAGGTCACACCAGACTCGTATGTTCAATTATGTTTTGCTCTAGGCTtgtattatattaatattattcaGTACATGGCTACGTGCTTTCCCTAAAGAGAGGATCAAAGTGAATAATTCCACCTTTGTCTACAGCAGTCTTTTATTAATTACATGACACTTGTCACATTTCTTAACCTCAATTGATTTTGATTTCGTCATATTTTCAAGTTGAAAGTGGCCTTTTTTTCTCTGTTAACATTGCTTAAAGCAGTCAAGAAATGTGgcatgggcctcccgagtggtgcagtggtctaaggccctgtaTCGtggtgctagctgtgccactagagattctgggttcgagtccaggctctgtcgcagccggccgcgactgggagacccatggggcggcgcacaattggcccagcgtcgtccgggttaggggagggtttggccggcagggatgtccttgtcccatcgctcaCTAGCGACTCATGTGACGGGCCAGGCACAGTGCATGCTGACactggtcgccaggtgtacggtgttttctccgatacattggtgcggctggcttctgggttaagcggcactgtgtcaagaagcagtgcggcttggttgggttgtgtttcggaggacgcacggctctcggcttttgcctctcccgagtccgtgcgggagttgcagcgatgagacaagactaactaccaattggataccacaaaaaggGTAAAGGGAAAAAAAATATCATTTGGCATTCATATGTACTCCTGTTTTACTTTTTCATACATTATAGCTTTTAGGGCAAAATGTTTTGGGTCCGGTTTCCCAGggtaagcctagtcctggactaaaataATGCACAGAATGCTTTTTAGTCCTTGGACTacgcttcatctgtgtctggggaAACCAGCCCCTTATGTGTTTTAGTTTTTAAAATGTGGTTTGGATTACAAATGTTTTGTTTAATCAACTGAACACCTTTTTAACATGCTTTGTCACATTTACGCTACAGGTAACAGTGAGAGCCATGTAAACCCATCTATATTCTATAAAGTACCTGTACTCAATACAGAGCCGGCAGCTTAAACAACCGAAGGGGTTAAACAACAGAGATTTGGGTTCTGCCTTAAATCCAAGAGATGAGGATGGTGCTGTCTAAAGCATGCTGGGAAACTCTTTAAAATGATAATTACATTTGTATAGTAAAATCATTACTTTTACCTTGGTGAACATTGTAACATGGTCAAGTTTAAATTCTGTATTTATTAGAATTGTTTTAACTTAAATTAATGTATTTGTAAAATAATGTATATGGAtggtgtgtttttggttttaatTTCAAAGGTGACTGTAATCACCTGTTTTTTGTTTAATATTTCAGATGCATTGCATTTGACAACGTCAACCATTTGTTTTAACTCGTATAGGCATTTGCTTCAACTGTAAATTGGGCATAATGCACTAGCTTTCCACATATTTAAATGTATCTGTAAGTTATCTCTTGTCAGTATAGTATCTCCAGGCTAGTCATTATTAAACTGCATATGGAATGCATCTAAAAAGGTTTCCTTTGTAACAAATTCCTGGGATTCTGTCCCATATTTCCCCAAAGGTAGAGATTTAACACCCCTCAGCTAGCTCCAAACTAGCCAGTATCTGCTATCAAATGCTGTCATTAAGAATCCTTCTAGTAAAGGAATGATGCCATATAGTTGCTGTTAATTTTTTCATTCCCATTAACTGGATTGCATAGACTGTGTAGGCATGTTGGGGGTTGTTAAATGAACTAGTCAGAACTGTTTCCTTCAACCTCCCCAAACGAGCCATGGGGCTCCATGCATGGAAGTGGCTGTTAAAAGGGAAATCGCCTTCATATCTCCATTTATTCCCCCATAGCGTCGCTGGAGACAGAGGTGGCTTCAATAAGCCCGGTGGTAAGTTAACGAGTATTACACTGGCTTGTCCACTCCAGACCTTTACCTACTAGAGCATGTACGCGCAGAGCATTTACCTAAGCCCTTACGTTGGTGTGTGCAGCGTTTTTTGGGGGGGTAGCCAAATATATAGGTGGCTATTAGAATGGATGGAAATAGAAGGGGGTCCAGTTTAAATGTCTGAGACATCTGTTTGGAAAGGGGTACTTTTTACTCTGGTTTATATCACTCACTGCCTAAGGTAACCTTGAAGAGCAAGGTACTCTTATTTCACAATGACATATTAATGACAAATGACTGCCGCCAAGAAATGTCAGTTTTGAAAAATGGTTTTGCATTTACAATTTCATGGAGCCAAACCCCTGGTATTTTGGGGGGTTAATATTATGTGGTTTCTTAGGACATTTTCTTATGGCACACATTTTTATACAAACGGGTCTGAGGTTTTTATTTACATCATGATCAATATATTTTCAAAAACGTCTGACACCTGTGTTCTGGAGGACTGTGTCTTGTGTTATCACTTCAAATACTCTTCAGCAGTTTAGCAGAGGACTTGGGTGACACAAACTGACTTTGgctcttttttttctccccctcGCCTGATGGCAAACAGGACCCATGAACAACGGGGCAGTGCGTAACATGGGTAAGCAGATACTAAATGACCAACACTTGTATCATAGATCAGAAGCATTGACGGATCAATTGCTAACCTTTGAACGTTTATCTTACTGGTTTGTATCTGCCTGAAAGGCTTTGTTTCGTTGATATTGGTCCAACTTCTTGGCTTAATGGCTTATGCTATGAATCTGAGATGAATAAGGACAGTGTAGTGgaagtgtagctgtagtgtttcCTGTCAGTTTTTTGAATGGTAGTTCTCTCTGTTCAGGGCGCCCTGAGGAGCAGGATGACTCTGAGAACAGCACCATCTACATCACAGGACTCACAGAGAACGCCACTCTGGAGGAGATGGCTATCTTCTTCAAAGACCCTGGACCCATCAGGGTGAGGACACTCAATCTAACTAAGGACCTCAACTTAGACACACATTAAGTTGTATTTGTCTCTTCCAAAACATGCCTATGTacactgaaaaatatatatttacatttacatttaagtcatttagcagacgctcttatccagagcgacttacaaattggtgcattcaccttatgacatccagtggaacagtcactttacaatagtgcatctaaatcataaagagggggggggagagggaatacttatcctatcctaggtattccttaaagaggtggggtaacatgcaacaatttaaaagatttttactgagttacagttcaaaaaaaggaaatctgtcaatttaaaatgaattaattaggccctagtctatggatttcacatgactgggaatacagatatgcatccaACGTACTGCAGACATTAGaaatggcttatggtagagaaattaacatgccattttctggcaacagctgttggacattcctgcagtcagcatgccaattgcacgctccctctgtggcattgtgttgtgacaaaactgcacagtttagtggacttttattgtccacagtgcaaggtgtacctgtgtaatgatcatgctgtttaatcaacttattgatatgccacacctgtcaggtggatggattatcttggaaaaggggAAATGATCACTAatggggatgtaaacaaatttgtgcacaaaagttTCTGGATTCTTTTATTTCAGGtcctgaaacatgggaccaacactttacatacattgaacaaaaatataaaacacatgtACAGCCAGCATTTTTGTTGTCTTGTTCTCATTTTAATTAGATGACTGAACAGATAATGAATGCTCTAAAAAATGTTCTCAAAGAATGGCAACAGCAGATAAGTGTTAATGGTGGGGTAGGTTGACGTTTGAGTGATGAATTCCTCTTTTGTTCAGATGAACCGGAGGTTGGGCAAGCCTGCCATCAACATCTACACAGACAATGATTCCGGGAAACCCAAGGGAGACGCCACACTGTCCTACGAGGAGCCCTCCTTTGCCAAAGCTGCTGTGGAGTTATTTGATGGTATGTCATACTGGCCCTTTTTAACCTGCATCAGCCTACTCTGATTCTACCCTTGAACCATCCAAATGAATGCATATCAGGATGTGTTGATGTGCACTGAAATGTACTTTATAATACTAGTAATGACCATTACCTCTtgccttttctctctccatttctctttaTTCCTGTTACATTATGTTTATGACCTCAACAGGGAAAGAGTACCAGGGCAGGAGGCTGAAGGTGTCCATGGCTCGCCGTAAGCCCATGATGGGTGGAATGAGAGGGGGAATGTCCATGAGGGGTGACATGATGGGCCGTGGAGGACCTGGAGGTATATTTAAGTCAACTGTTTATTTGAGAATGACCCTTGTTCAAAACTGAaaatacactgaacagaaatgtaaatgcaacatgcaacaatttcaaagattttactgaggtacagctcatataaggaaattggtgaattgaaataaataaattaggccctaatatatgaatttcacatgactgggaatacagatatgcagtAGTTGGTCACAGGTGTCTTtataaaaaaaggtaggggcatggatcagaaaaccagtcagtatctggtgtgaccaccattttcctcatgcagcgtAACACATCTCCGTcgcatagagttaatcaggctgttgattgtggagtgttgtcccactcctcttcaatggttgtgtgaagttgctggatattggtgggaactggaacgcGCTGTCGTACGTGTCGATCCAGAGcgtcccaaacatgctcaatgggtgacatgtctggtgagtatacaggccatggaagaactggtacattttcagcttccagaaattgtgtacagatccttgcgacatggggccgtacattatcctgctgaaacatgaggtgatggcagcgattgaatggcacaacaatgggcctcaggatctcgtcacggtatgtctgtgcattcaaattgccatcgatataatgcatttttgttcattgtccgtagattatgcctgcccataccgtaaccccgccgccaccatggggcactctgttcacaatgttgacatcagaaaaccactagcccacacaacgccatacaccgctgtctgccatctgtagAATTGAAActgattcatctgtgaagagcacacttctccagcgtgctgGTGAGCGCACTAAAGTCGGTTaagatgccgaactgcagtcaggtcaagaccctggtgaggacgatgagcatgcagatgagcatCCCTGAGACTGTTTCTCAGCTGTTTTTCGGCTGTGCAAACCCAAAGgatcatcagctgtccgggtggctggtctccgaTGATCCCGTCagatgaagaagccagatgtggaagtcctagggctggcatggttacacgtggtctgcggttgtgatgccggttggacgtactgccaaattctccaatgacagagaaatgaacattcaattatctggtaaCGGCTCTGGTGggtattcctgcagtcagcatgccaattgcgcaccccctcaacttgagacatctgtagcattttGTTGTGTGACACAAATGCGCATTTTAGTGGACTTTTATTTTCCCCCgtgcaaggtgcacctgtgtaatgatcatgtttaaTCAGTTTATTGGTAGGACACACCTTTCAGTtcgatggattatcttggcaacgaagaaatgctcactaacatggatgcAAACAAATTTTTGGGaaactttttgtgcgtatggaacatttctaggatatttgatttcaactcatgaaacatgggaccaacactttacatgttgcgtctttatatttttgttcagtatatatagctGCCGCACATTTGCCATGGCAATATAATGAACTATTGAAACAACCCCTGGTGTGTGTTATCAGGCATGATGGGCCGTGGAGGAGAGCGTGGAGGTTTTGTCCCACGAGGAGGACCACATGGTATGGGCAGAGGTGGGCCAGGTGGCCCAGGTGGCAACATGCAGCAGAGAGCTGGAGACTGGGAGTGCCCCAACCAGTAAGGACCTCTCAAGAAAGAGTTTTCCCtttcccatttttttttttttaatgaacttTACAGTACAGGTAGTGGTTTTTGTATATATCACTGAATGGTTGTCCTTCTCAGGGGCTGTGGCAACCAGAACTTTTCCTGGAGGATGGAGTGTAACCAGTGCAAAGCTCCCAAGCCAGAGGGCTTTGGGCCCCCTTCAGGTACAGCGGTCACTGGCACAGCAGCACTATTGTTAGGGCCTGGTTCAACTGTAGACAGGAACCATTATAACAATTTGTGTTATTTGAGCAACAGGGGCTGAATTACCTTCCCTGTTTCACATATCTTAATGTTTGCAATGTAACACAGTCAAATCAAACAGGTTTAACACCTACACTTCAGGGTCAATGCTTAGCAGTTGTTCTAaattgaacaaaaataaacgcaaGTGTTCCCATGTTTCAAGAGCTAAAATAAGC containing:
- the LOC124034271 gene encoding RNA-binding protein EWS-like isoform X4, with translation MASAPDYSSYNQASAQQGYGSYAAQPSQGYGQSAQGYSQQGYGSYAQPAAAETGYSQAAPSAGGYAQQYGSSYGQPAPAGNKTAGYPAAQPSAHGYSQPAAGYGASGYESAPAAAPTASQPSYGSQPGYAAQSAYAGYSQQAASTAPPSQPAGYSQSSYSQPGGYAAQQSGYQAQQGSYGQQQSGYQQQQPPPQQQQAPAAAYPPQASGSYGQPAGSQYGQQSGPQSGYNQSSHYNNYGQEGRGSSGYSGSDPARFPGAGDSRGPPRDGYDRGGMMHGGRGRGGMGRGGMGVAGDRGGFNKPGGPMNNGAVRNMGRPEEQDDSENSTIYITGLTENATLEEMAIFFKDPGPIRMNRRLGKPAINIYTDNDSGKPKGDATLSYEEPSFAKAAVELFDGKEYQGRRLKVSMARRKPMMGGMRGGMSMRGDMMGRGGPGGMMGRGGERGGFVPRGGPHGMGRGGPGGPGGNMQQRAGDWECPNQGCGNQNFSWRMECNQCKAPKPEGFGPPSGGERGRGGMGMRGGRGMDRGGPGGPGGFRGGWGGDRGGGFRGRGGMDRGGFRGSSRGGPPMDRGRGMGRGGMGGPPGKMDMRDHRQERRDRPY